The Vicingaceae bacterium genome has a segment encoding these proteins:
- the hemN gene encoding coproporphyrinogen-III oxidase gives MHESQPINLIAKYNIPGPRYTSYPTVPFWDTASFDLVEWKKRLVESFDQSNKVNGISLYIHLPFCENLCTFCGCNKRITKNHSVEEPYIDALIQEWQLYLNIFGARPIIKEIHLGGGTPTFFKPDNLKRLLETIFSTAEIASNPLFGFEAHPNHTSKQHLDTLYQLGFRRISFGVQEYDPDVQKAINRIQPFEIVKKVTFEARETGYTSVSHDLVFGLPKQKSEHILDTVEKTISLKPDRISFYSYAHVPWIKGTGQRGFSESDLPDPVYKRQLYETGREMFQNAGYVEIGMDHFALPHDSLYIASQNGHLHRNFMGYTESYTRLMIGLGVSSIGDTWTAFGQNEKNLEDYYQKISLKEFPVYRGHLLNDEDLIFRKHILNLMCRFETHWDSDEFGKEQQELIFEKLQEPLKDGLIVLNENSVTVLPQGRPFIRNICMAFDLYLHRQNPKERIFSMTV, from the coding sequence ATGCACGAAAGCCAACCCATCAACCTTATAGCAAAATACAATATACCGGGACCAAGATACACAAGTTATCCTACTGTTCCCTTCTGGGATACCGCTTCTTTTGATCTTGTCGAATGGAAAAAAAGATTGGTGGAATCGTTTGATCAATCAAACAAAGTTAACGGTATCAGTTTATACATTCATTTGCCTTTTTGCGAAAATCTATGCACATTTTGCGGATGCAACAAAAGAATCACCAAAAACCACTCGGTTGAAGAACCATACATTGATGCCTTAATACAAGAATGGCAATTATATCTGAATATTTTCGGAGCACGCCCCATAATCAAGGAAATACACTTGGGTGGAGGCACACCGACTTTTTTCAAACCTGATAATTTAAAACGTCTATTGGAAACTATATTCTCCACCGCAGAAATTGCCTCCAATCCTTTGTTTGGATTTGAAGCCCATCCCAACCATACGAGCAAACAACATCTGGATACTTTATACCAACTGGGATTTCGAAGAATCAGTTTTGGTGTTCAGGAATACGATCCCGATGTACAAAAAGCCATCAACCGTATTCAACCATTTGAAATTGTCAAAAAAGTCACTTTTGAAGCAAGGGAAACAGGTTACACATCTGTCAGCCATGATTTGGTTTTCGGACTTCCAAAACAAAAATCCGAACACATTTTAGATACCGTAGAAAAAACTATCTCACTTAAACCCGACAGAATATCTTTTTACAGTTATGCACATGTTCCCTGGATTAAAGGCACCGGTCAAAGAGGATTTTCGGAAAGTGATCTGCCCGATCCTGTTTATAAAAGACAATTGTATGAAACCGGAAGGGAAATGTTTCAAAATGCAGGTTATGTGGAAATAGGCATGGATCACTTTGCTTTGCCTCACGACTCTTTGTATATTGCATCACAAAATGGTCATCTGCACAGAAATTTCATGGGTTATACCGAAAGTTACACACGTTTAATGATTGGTCTGGGCGTTTCATCCATCGGAGATACCTGGACCGCTTTTGGTCAAAATGAAAAAAATTTAGAAGATTATTATCAAAAAATTTCTTTGAAGGAATTTCCCGTGTATCGTGGTCATTTACTAAATGATGAAGATTTGATATTCAGAAAACATATTCTCAATTTGATGTGCCGTTTTGAAACACATTGGGACTCTGATGAATTTGGCAAAGAACAACAAGAACTAATTTTTGAAAAACTTCAAGAACCTCTTAAAGATGGTCTGATTGTTTTGAATGAAAACTCTGTGACTGTTCTCCCGCAAGGCCGACCATTTATTCGTAATATCTGTATGGCTTTTGACTTGTATTTACACAGACAAAATCCAAAAGAAAGAATTTTTTCGATGACCGTATGA